One window of the Acidimicrobiia bacterium genome contains the following:
- a CDS encoding glycosyltransferase, producing the protein MTPEPVSSAYAVVDLLAERWPSVPTIALVPIGTEVDRSLFTSVVTVEDYCNPYEPRSLIPSEQVTLALPGLLRSLLEEYETVIWCGRDVLPTGIPLPELAGPVTLGIEEIVRPMDSLTPHLEDLDHRRSPTPDSRLVIAQPGAEPFLEAWMSVCGEAVLDFDQRSVDEHAKSFLGRAHAHRGVTVNGSDLLMMWADYAAVAAQRAEGVLTPFVTAGDLFEKERQLRAKSTEECDGGDFEVDWPIVIHRVHDQRPITFLQAAVAATPVQPLRRSERVDNFVAEVRRAADPFGWRWSGADSDRQVREWLLETNQYGMTRASELVIRNTFLWEEFPRARYQPSEYHTFLDAGGTATIGFDTRTLRPAPVNDGRSVREQSTNPIRWRWNLLRQTIPGAARRERRAWLNRVAGPDVPSRKRVASPTAVAVERDSSMWGSPPRSLTLIGPLRAQNGLGEAARATLEALRLLDRPFSHIDTSEKYPTVNTAPTGLDWSTHGNTGDINLIHNNAEEVLTYTQSAFRHRLGGRFNAAMWFWETAALPDGLRPAFDFVDELWVASDYLVDVFGQYGQVPVRSIGLASKLPDDRVVDRAELGFDEDDFVFLFVYDAFSSFGRKNPAKALRAFIQAFAPGFDGVRFILKARNLSKYPASHAEIMRLAQENPAISVIDRELTRGQVLDLMAAADIYVSLHAAEGYGLTMLESMALGTPTICTGYSGNMGFTNSDNSWLVDYELVSIDEAAGPYPVGSTWASPNVDTAAEFMRLVVDDRGEVARKAELARRDAHEAASPERYAARLDAELRRVGA; encoded by the coding sequence GTGACACCCGAGCCTGTGTCCAGCGCCTACGCGGTTGTCGATCTGCTGGCTGAGCGATGGCCATCCGTACCAACCATTGCCCTCGTCCCGATCGGAACGGAGGTGGATCGGAGCCTCTTCACCTCAGTCGTGACCGTCGAGGACTACTGCAACCCCTACGAGCCGCGATCCTTGATCCCATCCGAGCAGGTCACGCTCGCGTTGCCGGGGCTCCTCCGTTCCTTGTTGGAGGAGTACGAAACGGTCATTTGGTGCGGACGGGATGTGCTCCCGACCGGCATCCCACTACCCGAACTCGCCGGGCCGGTGACGCTCGGTATTGAGGAGATCGTCCGACCGATGGACTCGCTTACCCCTCACCTGGAAGACCTCGACCATCGGCGCTCTCCGACCCCCGACTCGCGGCTCGTCATCGCGCAGCCGGGTGCAGAACCCTTCCTTGAAGCCTGGATGTCGGTGTGTGGAGAGGCGGTTCTCGATTTCGATCAGCGTTCCGTCGACGAACACGCGAAGAGCTTCCTCGGCAGGGCCCATGCCCATCGCGGCGTCACCGTCAACGGCAGTGACCTCCTCATGATGTGGGCCGACTATGCCGCGGTTGCAGCCCAGCGCGCCGAAGGTGTTCTCACCCCCTTTGTCACAGCCGGGGACCTCTTCGAAAAGGAACGCCAGCTGAGGGCAAAGTCGACAGAGGAATGCGATGGGGGCGACTTCGAGGTGGACTGGCCGATCGTCATCCATCGGGTCCACGATCAGCGACCGATCACTTTTCTTCAGGCGGCAGTCGCGGCGACACCCGTGCAACCGCTTCGCCGCAGCGAGCGTGTCGACAACTTCGTGGCCGAGGTCAGAAGAGCGGCGGATCCCTTCGGGTGGCGATGGTCAGGAGCGGATTCGGACCGCCAGGTCAGGGAGTGGTTGCTCGAAACCAATCAATACGGGATGACCCGTGCATCCGAACTGGTGATCCGGAACACATTCCTGTGGGAGGAGTTCCCACGGGCTCGATATCAACCAAGCGAGTATCACACCTTCCTCGATGCTGGCGGTACGGCGACGATCGGATTCGATACGCGGACACTACGGCCCGCTCCCGTCAACGACGGTCGGTCGGTCCGTGAACAATCCACCAATCCGATCAGATGGAGATGGAATCTCCTCCGACAAACGATTCCCGGCGCGGCCCGACGAGAGCGAAGAGCGTGGCTGAACCGCGTCGCCGGTCCCGATGTGCCGTCGCGAAAGCGAGTCGCCTCCCCTACCGCCGTTGCCGTTGAACGGGATTCCTCCATGTGGGGGTCACCGCCGCGGTCGCTGACGCTGATCGGACCACTCCGCGCCCAGAACGGGTTGGGCGAGGCAGCGCGCGCGACGCTCGAGGCGCTCCGCCTCCTCGATCGGCCGTTTTCCCACATCGACACCAGCGAGAAGTATCCAACGGTCAACACCGCGCCGACGGGCCTGGACTGGTCAACACACGGGAACACCGGTGACATCAACCTGATCCACAACAACGCAGAGGAGGTCCTCACCTATACGCAAAGCGCATTCCGCCATCGCCTCGGAGGGAGATTCAACGCCGCGATGTGGTTCTGGGAGACGGCGGCCCTTCCTGACGGCCTTCGGCCGGCATTTGACTTCGTCGACGAGTTGTGGGTTGCGAGTGACTACCTTGTCGATGTGTTCGGCCAATACGGCCAGGTACCGGTTCGGTCGATCGGCTTGGCGTCGAAGCTTCCCGATGATCGCGTTGTTGACCGCGCCGAGCTCGGCTTTGACGAGGATGACTTCGTGTTCCTGTTCGTGTACGACGCATTCAGCTCCTTCGGTCGCAAGAACCCCGCCAAGGCGCTACGGGCCTTCATTCAGGCATTCGCACCGGGGTTCGACGGTGTCCGCTTCATCCTCAAGGCAAGAAACCTCAGCAAGTACCCCGCGAGCCACGCCGAGATCATGCGACTCGCACAAGAGAACCCTGCCATCAGCGTCATTGACCGAGAGCTGACGAGAGGTCAGGTGCTCGACCTGATGGCCGCTGCCGATATCTATGTGTCCCTGCATGCAGCAGAGGGATACGGTCTGACGATGCTTGAGTCGATGGCTCTGGGCACTCCGACCATCTGCACGGGCTATAGCGGCAACATGGGCTTCACAAACAGCGACAACTCTTGGCTTGTCGACTACGAACTCGTATCGATCGATGAGGCCGCCGGTCCCTATCCGGTTGGATCGACATGGGCGAGCCCCAATGTGGACACCGCCGCGGAGTTCATGAGGCTGGTCGTCGATGATCGAGGCGAGGTGGCTCGGAAAGCGGAACTCGCACGCCGAGACGCACACGAGGCCGCGTCGCCCGAGCGATACGCGGCCCGGCTCGATGCTGAGCTACGCCGAGTCGGTGCTTAG
- a CDS encoding glycosyltransferase family 4 protein, translating to MRIAFVPHAYPPALGGAELYTKGLAEAVAAAGHDVHIVTTDRMSAEAFYEAGHARVSDTAVTTAGLSVHRIRLGSGRRLFRRSSGTYGVKTAHRIWRRYALSVARMLDGLKPDATVVLPHAFPNVHAVFDAPPPGHLVYAPMLHEDDPAWDHETIADLVRRADMVLAMTRREQERLVNAYGAPKTATVIVPPGVDAPDVDTVSDLEDPHSGPYVVSVGRRVQNKHLSATASVVADLRSSGVDLRFLVIGPPGEQQVDRELANHGEAVELIGEVDDATKWQLIRGAVASVSMSDRESFGIATIEAWRMQTPVICRRGTASDELIDHGTTGLIVESPSELRTALQQILNNPAKASAIAIDGYQASLRFSWKSAAEALLDRLGS from the coding sequence ATGAGGATTGCATTCGTACCACACGCCTACCCACCCGCGCTTGGTGGGGCCGAGCTCTACACCAAGGGCCTTGCCGAGGCGGTTGCCGCCGCAGGCCACGATGTGCATATTGTGACGACGGATCGGATGTCGGCGGAGGCGTTCTATGAAGCCGGCCATGCCCGCGTATCGGATACGGCGGTGACCACCGCTGGGCTCTCGGTGCATCGCATCAGGCTCGGGTCGGGTCGCCGCCTGTTTCGCAGATCCTCCGGGACCTACGGCGTGAAGACGGCTCATCGGATCTGGCGCCGATACGCCCTTTCAGTCGCACGGATGCTGGACGGGCTCAAGCCGGACGCCACTGTGGTGCTGCCACATGCGTTTCCGAATGTGCATGCCGTCTTTGACGCTCCGCCGCCCGGTCACCTTGTCTATGCCCCCATGCTGCACGAGGACGATCCGGCGTGGGACCACGAGACGATCGCGGACCTTGTGAGGCGGGCAGACATGGTTCTTGCCATGACACGCCGGGAACAGGAACGCCTTGTCAACGCCTACGGCGCACCCAAGACCGCAACTGTCATCGTGCCCCCCGGTGTCGACGCTCCGGATGTCGATACCGTATCCGACCTTGAGGATCCGCACAGCGGTCCGTATGTTGTGTCGGTCGGACGCCGTGTGCAGAACAAGCACCTTTCGGCCACGGCGAGTGTTGTCGCCGATCTGCGGAGCAGCGGTGTCGATCTGCGATTCCTCGTGATTGGGCCACCGGGTGAGCAGCAGGTCGACCGGGAACTGGCGAATCACGGAGAAGCAGTCGAACTCATCGGGGAGGTCGACGACGCCACAAAGTGGCAGCTGATCAGGGGAGCGGTTGCCTCCGTGTCGATGTCAGATCGTGAGTCGTTCGGCATCGCAACGATCGAGGCGTGGCGCATGCAGACCCCGGTCATCTGTCGCCGCGGCACGGCGTCTGATGAGCTGATCGACCACGGCACCACGGGACTGATCGTCGAATCGCCGTCAGAACTCCGAACAGCGCTCCAACAGATCCTGAACAATCCGGCCAAGGCATCCGCCATTGCCATCGACGGCTACCAAGCGTCACTTCGGTTCTCGTGGAAGTCCGCCGCCGAAGCCTTACTCGACCGGCTCGGATCCTAA
- the gmd gene encoding GDP-mannose 4,6-dehydratase yields MASKRALITGITGQDGSYLAEHLVDLGYEVHGTIRTTTQDMEDTRIGHLTIGDTPQVTLHITDLGDSHSLGRLIDSVRPHEVYNLAAQSHVRASFDQPVHTGDVTGLGAVRLLEAIRNIDPTIRYYQASSSEMFGSSPPPQGEDTHFHPRSPYAVAKVYAYWATVNYRESYDLHASNGILFNHESPRRGKEFVTRKITSSIPRLLSGEQTKLFLGNLDARRDWGHARDYVRAMHLMVVHDEPLDLVIGTGESHSVRDFLDEAFGVVDLDWGDFVEIDPRFYRPAEVDYLQADISKARQILGWEPETSFGDLVKEMVEADLALYAARG; encoded by the coding sequence TTGGCATCCAAACGCGCACTGATCACCGGGATCACCGGTCAGGACGGATCCTACCTTGCCGAGCATCTCGTCGACCTCGGCTACGAGGTGCATGGGACGATCCGAACGACAACCCAGGACATGGAAGACACCCGTATCGGTCACCTTACGATCGGGGACACGCCGCAGGTAACGCTCCACATCACCGACCTCGGCGACTCGCATTCGCTTGGGCGCCTCATCGATAGTGTGCGCCCCCACGAGGTGTACAACCTCGCCGCTCAGAGCCATGTGCGTGCGAGCTTCGATCAACCGGTTCACACCGGTGATGTGACGGGACTCGGAGCGGTCCGGCTGCTCGAAGCGATCAGGAACATCGATCCAACGATCCGGTACTACCAGGCATCGAGCAGCGAGATGTTCGGCTCTTCGCCCCCGCCACAGGGGGAAGACACGCATTTCCATCCGAGGAGCCCGTACGCCGTCGCAAAGGTCTACGCCTACTGGGCGACGGTCAACTACCGGGAGTCGTACGACCTCCACGCGTCAAACGGGATCCTGTTCAACCACGAGAGCCCGAGGCGGGGCAAGGAATTCGTGACACGGAAGATCACATCGTCGATTCCACGCTTGTTGTCCGGTGAACAGACCAAGCTCTTCCTCGGCAACCTCGACGCTCGAAGGGACTGGGGGCATGCGAGGGACTATGTCAGAGCGATGCACCTCATGGTCGTCCACGACGAGCCGCTCGATCTGGTCATTGGCACGGGCGAATCGCACTCGGTGCGGGACTTCCTCGATGAGGCGTTCGGGGTCGTCGATCTCGACTGGGGTGACTTCGTCGAAATCGACCCTCGGTTCTACCGGCCCGCCGAGGTGGATTACCTCCAGGCGGACATCTCGAAGGCGCGCCAGATTCTCGGCTGGGAGCCCGAGACATCCTTCGGGGATCTCGTGAAGGAGATGGTCGAAGCCGACCTCGCGCTGTACGCAGCAAGAGGATGA
- a CDS encoding NAD-dependent epimerase/dehydratase family protein has protein sequence MRTVAVVGGSGFIGRAVVGALRNADAVPVVVGKDDPADSDIEFHAADALDLRQMEAALYGCDAVVHLAARSGGIQMQNEAGVFDENRAMTDTVLEASRRAGVQAVFLASSQVVYRDSTEPIPEEAPIVSSWDQPSQYAWSKATDEVVGRWWGEASGIRLVIGRFGNIYGPGASYDDERSTVIHALVRRFGTAVPTDPVVVWGDGSAIRSFLFVDDAGRAVVDVLRGGESGSAYNIDSGEGITIADLASIVRDTVSERLAIAYDGSKPVGVPYRVGSVARLQALGWVPRVSLRDGIRTTLADYRRRFPSG, from the coding sequence GTGAGGACAGTCGCCGTTGTCGGTGGCTCCGGCTTCATCGGCCGGGCGGTGGTCGGTGCCCTGCGCAACGCTGACGCGGTCCCTGTGGTCGTCGGGAAGGATGATCCCGCTGATTCGGACATCGAGTTCCACGCCGCAGATGCACTTGACCTTCGACAGATGGAAGCCGCCCTGTACGGCTGCGATGCGGTGGTACATCTTGCTGCCCGTTCCGGCGGCATCCAGATGCAGAACGAAGCCGGAGTCTTCGACGAGAACCGCGCGATGACCGACACCGTGCTTGAAGCGAGTCGTCGTGCCGGGGTGCAAGCCGTGTTTCTCGCTTCCTCGCAGGTGGTGTATCGCGACTCGACGGAGCCGATTCCCGAGGAAGCCCCCATCGTCTCGAGCTGGGACCAGCCGAGCCAATACGCATGGTCGAAGGCGACGGACGAGGTCGTTGGCCGATGGTGGGGCGAAGCCTCGGGTATCAGGCTGGTGATCGGTCGGTTCGGCAACATCTACGGCCCTGGGGCCTCGTACGACGATGAGCGTTCCACCGTGATACACGCTCTCGTTCGCCGGTTCGGGACGGCGGTGCCCACCGATCCGGTGGTCGTGTGGGGCGACGGATCCGCAATCCGGTCCTTCCTGTTTGTCGACGATGCGGGTCGAGCGGTTGTCGATGTTCTGCGTGGGGGAGAGTCAGGGTCTGCATACAACATTGACTCTGGCGAAGGGATCACCATCGCCGATCTGGCGTCGATCGTCCGCGATACCGTGTCGGAACGCCTCGCGATCGCCTACGACGGGTCGAAACCGGTCGGTGTCCCGTACCGTGTCGGTTCGGTCGCAAGGCTCCAAGCACTGGGCTGGGTCCCCCGCGTCTCTCTCCGCGACGGCATCAGGACGACGCTCGCCGACTACCGACGGCGGTTCCCATCCGGGTGA
- a CDS encoding glycosyltransferase produces MGAPTASVIIATLNEQDTIAHVVSTALACPEVVEVIIADGGSTDATTQQVASLAARDARVRLISNPEGRQSVGLNRAASVARGDLLVRMDAHTRYADDYIAASIAAWRRGIAVGGPMVAQGANAWGHAIANAMADPLAIGPGRFHHAAAVEQVDTVYLGTFARAAFLELGGYRTFPSGTVEDADFYARWRASGGVVVVDPSIRSWYRPRSTWSSLTRQFFKYGRGKAELLRLNGRLPTMRPLAPFLLVLALVTGIGVLPWTWLPLAAVLTGWLVGLVVVAMRAPGNRLRTSIAAATMHLAFGSGMWAGLFARRPAPETRGLAETPPRSAHHPDGNRRR; encoded by the coding sequence ATGGGAGCACCCACCGCCAGCGTGATCATCGCAACCCTCAATGAACAAGACACGATCGCCCATGTGGTTTCGACGGCGCTGGCATGTCCCGAGGTGGTCGAGGTGATCATCGCTGACGGAGGATCGACCGACGCCACGACCCAACAGGTTGCATCGCTCGCCGCACGGGACGCAAGGGTCCGGTTGATCTCCAACCCTGAGGGTCGGCAATCGGTGGGACTCAACCGTGCCGCGTCCGTGGCACGCGGGGATCTCCTTGTCCGGATGGATGCCCACACCCGCTACGCGGATGACTACATCGCTGCGAGCATCGCTGCGTGGCGCCGGGGTATCGCTGTGGGCGGGCCCATGGTGGCGCAGGGTGCAAACGCTTGGGGACACGCCATTGCCAACGCCATGGCGGATCCCCTCGCCATCGGGCCCGGTCGCTTCCACCATGCGGCCGCTGTCGAACAGGTCGACACCGTCTACCTCGGTACCTTCGCTCGAGCGGCGTTTCTCGAGCTCGGCGGCTACCGCACCTTTCCGTCGGGAACCGTCGAGGACGCGGACTTCTACGCGCGGTGGCGTGCTAGTGGCGGTGTCGTGGTCGTTGATCCTTCGATTCGGTCTTGGTACCGACCCCGTTCGACATGGTCGAGCCTCACGCGCCAGTTCTTCAAGTACGGCCGGGGTAAAGCAGAGCTGCTTCGGCTCAACGGCCGCCTCCCCACGATGCGGCCCCTGGCGCCGTTCCTCCTGGTGCTCGCCCTCGTCACCGGTATCGGGGTCCTCCCTTGGACCTGGCTTCCCCTCGCTGCCGTCCTCACCGGTTGGCTTGTTGGCCTCGTCGTCGTGGCGATGCGTGCGCCGGGCAACCGACTCCGGACATCGATCGCCGCAGCGACCATGCATCTGGCGTTCGGAAGCGGCATGTGGGCGGGCCTATTCGCGCGCAGGCCAGCGCCGGAGACTCGTGGCCTTGCCGAGACGCCCCCACGCTCGGCGCATCACCCGGATGGGAACCGCCGTCGGTAG